Proteins encoded together in one uncultured Desulfosarcina sp. window:
- a CDS encoding phosphotransferase family protein → MSTPTNKMDQARAVRQGESLDVDAVATYLKATLKELDGPVSIRQFHSGYSNLTYLISVGARELVLRRPPFGKKARSAHDMNREYCILSALAPVFPYVPSPLAYCDEPAVMDVPFYVMERLSGVILRKTLPEGPQFDAVWADRLCRRWVDVLAELHRLDYQKCGLAELGNPEGYVNRQVQGWSARYRDARTDDVPDFEAVMAWLAANMPSDHPKPALIHNDYKFDNVILDPIEPDRIIGVLDWEMATVGDPLMDLGASLAYWIESGDSEEFKLVATMPTDAPGMMTRRQIVAYYEEKTGTTVKNFSWYYCFGLFRLAVIAQQIYYRFYHGQTTDPRFEMLGLGVGVLEKAASRVMGSSEY, encoded by the coding sequence ATGAGTACGCCCACGAATAAGATGGACCAGGCCCGGGCGGTGCGCCAGGGAGAATCCCTGGACGTCGATGCCGTCGCGACCTACCTGAAAGCGACCCTGAAAGAGTTGGACGGTCCGGTAAGCATCCGCCAGTTTCACAGCGGTTATTCCAACCTGACCTACCTGATTTCCGTGGGGGCCCGGGAACTGGTGCTGCGGCGCCCTCCCTTCGGGAAAAAAGCCCGCAGTGCACACGACATGAACCGGGAATATTGCATCCTCAGCGCACTTGCCCCCGTATTTCCCTATGTTCCGTCACCGCTGGCCTACTGCGATGAGCCGGCAGTCATGGACGTTCCCTTTTACGTGATGGAGCGGCTGTCGGGCGTCATTTTGAGAAAAACCCTGCCCGAAGGCCCGCAATTTGACGCAGTTTGGGCCGATCGGCTGTGCCGGCGGTGGGTGGACGTGCTGGCCGAGCTTCACCGCCTCGACTACCAGAAGTGCGGCCTGGCGGAATTGGGCAATCCCGAAGGATACGTCAATCGGCAGGTCCAGGGATGGTCCGCGCGATATCGGGATGCCCGCACCGACGACGTGCCGGACTTCGAAGCGGTCATGGCCTGGCTGGCAGCCAATATGCCCTCGGATCATCCCAAACCGGCGCTGATTCACAACGACTACAAGTTCGACAACGTGATTCTCGATCCCATCGAACCGGACCGGATTATCGGCGTGCTGGATTGGGAAATGGCAACTGTCGGCGATCCGTTGATGGACCTGGGCGCTTCCCTGGCATATTGGATCGAATCCGGCGACAGCGAGGAATTCAAGCTGGTGGCGACCATGCCGACCGACGCCCCAGGCATGATGACCCGGCGGCAGATCGTGGCTTATTACGAAGAGAAGACCGGCACTACGGTAAAGAATTTTTCCTGGTATTACTGCTTCGGCCTGTTCCGCCTGGCGGTGATCGCCCAGCAGATCTACTACCGGTTTTACCACGGCCAGACCACCGACCCGCGCTTCGAGATGCTGGGGCTGGGGGTGGGGGTTCTGGAGAAGGCGGCATCGAGGGTTATGGGCTCCAGTGAATACTAG
- a CDS encoding SDR family oxidoreductase — translation MVSFDLKDRIALVTGASRGIGRAIAETLAEYGAETILVSRSQEDLETVAAGIREKGGRATALACNMGNLDAIGALYEKIGETWGRLDILVNNAATNPFFGELAAIDESAWLKTVDVNLKGPFFMIQKAVPLMKAAGKAAVVNVSSVNGIRPAAFQGVYSITKGALITMTQAFAKELADYRIRVNALLPGFTDTQFSSVLMQNKEVYQTVIAQIPLKRHAEPDEMAGAVLYLVSDAASYTTGACITCDGGLLA, via the coding sequence ATGGTATCGTTCGATCTGAAAGACCGCATCGCCCTGGTGACCGGCGCCAGCCGGGGAATTGGCCGGGCCATCGCCGAGACGCTGGCCGAATATGGGGCCGAGACGATATTGGTGAGCCGCAGCCAGGAAGACCTGGAAACCGTCGCCGCCGGCATCCGTGAAAAGGGCGGCCGGGCCACGGCTCTGGCCTGCAACATGGGCAACCTTGATGCAATCGGTGCGCTCTACGAAAAGATCGGCGAGACGTGGGGCCGGTTGGACATTCTGGTCAACAACGCCGCCACCAACCCCTTTTTCGGCGAGCTGGCCGCCATCGATGAGAGCGCCTGGTTAAAGACCGTCGATGTGAATCTCAAGGGGCCTTTTTTCATGATTCAGAAGGCCGTCCCGTTGATGAAGGCCGCCGGAAAGGCCGCAGTGGTGAATGTCTCGTCGGTCAACGGCATCCGGCCGGCCGCGTTTCAGGGGGTGTACTCCATTACCAAAGGGGCATTGATCACCATGACCCAGGCCTTTGCCAAGGAACTGGCCGACTACAGGATCCGGGTCAATGCCCTTTTGCCCGGATTCACGGATACCCAATTCTCATCCGTTCTCATGCAGAACAAAGAGGTCTACCAAACGGTGATTGCCCAGATCCCCTTGAAACGCCATGCGGAACCGGATGAAATGGCTGGTGCGGTGCTGTACCTGGTCTCCGATGCGGCATCCTACACCACGGGGGCCTGCATTACCTGCGACGGGGGCCTGCTGGCCTGA
- the nadC gene encoding carboxylating nicotinate-nucleotide diphosphorylase, whose protein sequence is MHTIEDLIQLALREDIGPGDITTDNLVEAGMSGKGIIVAKQDLVIAGLAVAETVFKTLDPGIEFTANFTDGQKVRSGSTVATTTGSLKALLKGERTALNFLQRMSGIATQANDLVAKVAGTNVKLVDTRKTTPGWRELEKYSVRMGGAHNHRMGLYDGVLIKDNHIAVCGGIANAVEKVRREISHLVKVEVEVSSLKEVEAALAAGADIIMLDNMDLEQIVQSVRLIDKKALVEVSGNVTGGRLADLARTGVDLISMGALTHSAVAVDLSMRINSS, encoded by the coding sequence ATGCACACCATCGAAGATCTGATCCAACTGGCCCTCAGGGAAGACATCGGGCCCGGCGATATCACCACGGACAACCTCGTGGAAGCAGGGATGTCGGGCAAAGGCATCATTGTGGCCAAACAGGACCTTGTCATCGCCGGTCTGGCGGTGGCCGAAACCGTCTTTAAAACCCTGGATCCTGGAATCGAATTCACGGCAAATTTCACCGACGGCCAGAAGGTCCGTTCGGGAAGCACCGTAGCCACCACAACGGGCTCCCTGAAAGCCCTGCTGAAAGGCGAGCGCACCGCCCTGAACTTTTTGCAGCGCATGTCCGGCATCGCCACCCAGGCCAACGATTTGGTGGCCAAGGTCGCCGGAACCAACGTCAAGCTGGTGGATACCCGCAAGACCACACCTGGCTGGCGGGAGCTGGAAAAATATTCCGTGCGTATGGGCGGCGCCCACAACCACCGCATGGGATTGTATGACGGTGTGCTGATCAAGGACAACCACATCGCCGTCTGCGGCGGCATCGCCAATGCGGTCGAGAAGGTCCGGCGGGAGATTTCTCACCTGGTCAAGGTGGAGGTCGAGGTTTCCAGCCTTAAAGAGGTCGAAGCGGCCCTGGCTGCCGGAGCGGACATCATCATGCTGGACAACATGGATCTCGAGCAGATCGTTCAGTCCGTAAGGTTGATCGATAAAAAAGCCCTGGTGGAAGTTTCCGGCAACGTCACCGGCGGGCGTCTTGCGGATCTGGCCCGCACCGGCGTGGATCTGATCTCCATGGGCGCCCTCACCCACTCCGCCGTAGCCGTAGACCTGAGCATGAGAATTAACAGTTCATGA
- a CDS encoding helix-turn-helix domain-containing protein: MSYQDLKKFEKRVAVSTENICREIFASRAGTIRIKKEKVAVGNLVKIFKATLKLANRKGFHAMSLRDLCAESGMSLGGLYAYFKNKEELLTLIQEQGRAIVARVMTEELTDVNDPVLALETAVRSHLYLSEVLQPWFFFSYMETRFFHAEEGKRAIAGELQTEAIFVDILNRGIDGKAFAIGDPLLAAAAIKALLQDWYLKRWKYRQREITVEAYADFVIAMIHAYGKKGAHEYAHE; this comes from the coding sequence ATGAGCTATCAAGATCTCAAGAAATTCGAAAAGCGGGTAGCGGTTTCTACCGAGAACATCTGCCGCGAAATTTTCGCCAGCCGGGCCGGCACCATCCGCATCAAAAAAGAGAAGGTGGCGGTCGGGAACCTGGTGAAAATTTTCAAAGCGACCCTGAAGCTGGCCAACCGCAAGGGCTTCCATGCCATGAGCCTGCGCGATCTGTGCGCTGAAAGCGGCATGTCCCTGGGCGGGCTGTACGCCTACTTCAAGAACAAGGAGGAGCTGCTGACCCTGATCCAGGAGCAGGGCCGGGCCATCGTCGCGCGGGTGATGACCGAAGAGCTGACCGATGTAAATGATCCGGTCCTTGCCCTGGAAACCGCCGTGCGCAGCCACCTCTATTTGTCGGAAGTCCTGCAGCCGTGGTTTTTCTTCTCTTACATGGAAACCCGGTTTTTCCACGCCGAAGAGGGCAAACGCGCCATTGCCGGAGAACTGCAGACCGAAGCCATTTTCGTGGATATCCTGAATCGCGGAATCGACGGGAAAGCCTTTGCCATCGGCGACCCGCTTTTGGCCGCCGCCGCCATCAAGGCGCTGCTGCAGGACTGGTACCTGAAACGCTGGAAATATCGTCAACGCGAAATTACGGTAGAAGCCTACGCGGATTTTGTCATTGCCATGATCCACGCCTATGGCAAGAAAGGAGCCCATGAGTACGCCCACGAATAA
- a CDS encoding rhomboid family intramembrane serine protease — MIPIRDTTPSKSVPIVNNTLIGINVVFFLVQLAHGTTQDHFVYIYGLVPAKFTVPQVSAYFSLGQNILSLFTFMFLHGGFLHLIGNMWSLYIFGDNVEDRLGSARYIIFYLLSGLASGLIHLLFNAHSNIPTIGASGAIAGVMGAYFILYPHSRILTLIPIIFIPWFVEIPAFFFLGIWFVLQLFNAAGSAGQAAGIAWWAHIGGFVCGILFLKLFDRIPHAGISRRIGPEKKHSHRFQVVKTNRGSEDANLYGTLTITQYEAMVGARKLITVPWGLQNRLFNVIVPQGIEDGQVLRLKGIGRPKSDGTRGDMMLKIRIQHI, encoded by the coding sequence ATGATTCCGATTCGCGACACCACCCCGTCCAAATCCGTGCCGATCGTCAACAACACCCTCATCGGCATCAACGTGGTGTTTTTTCTGGTCCAGTTGGCCCATGGGACGACCCAGGACCATTTCGTCTACATTTACGGCCTGGTGCCGGCCAAGTTCACCGTGCCCCAGGTGTCGGCCTATTTCTCGCTGGGCCAGAACATCCTTTCCCTGTTCACCTTCATGTTCCTTCACGGTGGATTCCTCCATCTGATCGGGAATATGTGGTCGCTTTACATCTTCGGCGACAATGTGGAAGACCGCCTGGGTTCGGCCCGCTACATCATTTTTTATCTGTTGAGCGGCCTGGCCTCCGGTCTGATCCACCTGCTGTTCAACGCCCACTCCAACATTCCCACCATCGGCGCCAGCGGGGCCATTGCCGGCGTCATGGGGGCCTATTTCATTCTCTATCCGCACTCGCGCATCCTTACCCTGATCCCCATCATCTTCATCCCCTGGTTCGTCGAAATTCCGGCCTTCTTCTTCCTGGGGATCTGGTTCGTCCTGCAGTTGTTCAACGCGGCGGGAAGCGCCGGGCAGGCAGCCGGGATCGCCTGGTGGGCGCACATCGGAGGCTTCGTTTGCGGCATCCTTTTTCTCAAGCTGTTCGACCGCATCCCCCATGCCGGCATCAGCCGGCGCATCGGTCCCGAGAAAAAACACTCCCACCGTTTCCAGGTGGTCAAGACCAACCGCGGCAGTGAGGATGCCAATTTATACGGCACCCTCACCATCACCCAGTATGAAGCTATGGTCGGCGCCCGCAAACTGATCACCGTCCCCTGGGGTCTCCAGAATCGTCTGTTCAACGTCATTGTGCCGCAGGGAATTGAAGACGGGCAGGTACTGCGTTTAAAAGGGATCGGCCGCCCTAAAAGCGACGGCACCCGGGGGGACATGATGCTGAAAATCAGGATTCAGCATATTTGA
- a CDS encoding acyl-CoA dehydrogenase family protein translates to MDFAISEKMQVILEMINEFVDKELIPLEPEFLNHEFVDLLPVLEEKRNMVRKMELWAPNHPKELGGMGLDLVEHGLVSEVLGRSPIGHYVFNCQAPDAGNIEILHKYATEEQKARWLQPLVDGRIRSCFSMTEVDMPGSNPVMMETTAKKDGDEYVINGQKWYTTSADGAAFAIVMAVTNPEAPPYLQASMIIVPTDTPGFNLVRNIPVMGHRGTDYASHGEILYQNCRVPQTNLLGPEGHGFVIAQERLGPGRIHHCMRWLGIAQRSFDLMCRRANTRKISPDGRTLGSKQIIQAWIAECAAEIQAARLMTLHAAWKIEKEGAKAARHEISFIKFVVANTMQRVVDRALQVHGGLGMTDDTVLAHFFRHERAARIYDGADEVHKVSVARHILKSHAEGGIKAALNLPG, encoded by the coding sequence ATGGATTTTGCCATCTCGGAAAAAATGCAGGTCATCCTGGAGATGATCAACGAATTCGTCGACAAGGAACTGATCCCGCTGGAACCGGAATTTCTCAACCACGAGTTCGTGGACCTTCTTCCGGTGCTGGAAGAAAAACGAAACATGGTCCGGAAGATGGAGCTGTGGGCGCCCAACCATCCCAAAGAACTGGGAGGCATGGGGCTGGATCTGGTGGAGCACGGTCTGGTCTCCGAGGTACTGGGGCGCTCTCCCATCGGTCACTACGTATTCAACTGCCAGGCCCCGGATGCCGGCAACATCGAAATCCTGCATAAATACGCGACCGAGGAACAGAAGGCCCGGTGGCTTCAGCCCCTGGTGGATGGCCGGATCCGCAGCTGCTTTTCCATGACCGAGGTGGACATGCCGGGCTCCAATCCGGTGATGATGGAAACCACGGCCAAAAAAGACGGCGACGAATACGTGATCAACGGCCAGAAATGGTATACTACTTCGGCCGACGGCGCCGCCTTTGCCATTGTCATGGCCGTTACCAATCCCGAGGCCCCGCCCTACCTGCAGGCCAGCATGATCATCGTGCCCACAGACACCCCTGGATTCAACCTGGTACGCAACATTCCGGTGATGGGGCATCGGGGGACCGACTACGCTTCCCATGGAGAAATTCTCTACCAGAACTGCCGGGTGCCCCAGACCAACCTGCTGGGGCCCGAGGGACATGGCTTCGTCATCGCCCAGGAACGCCTGGGACCGGGGCGGATACACCACTGCATGCGCTGGCTGGGCATCGCTCAGCGATCCTTCGATTTGATGTGCCGGCGGGCCAACACCCGCAAGATTTCTCCCGACGGGCGCACGCTAGGGTCCAAGCAGATCATCCAGGCCTGGATCGCCGAGTGCGCCGCTGAAATCCAGGCCGCCCGGCTGATGACCCTTCACGCGGCCTGGAAGATCGAAAAGGAAGGCGCCAAGGCGGCGCGGCACGAAATCTCCTTCATCAAATTCGTGGTGGCCAACACCATGCAGCGGGTCGTGGACCGGGCCCTGCAGGTGCACGGCGGGCTGGGCATGACCGACGATACCGTGCTGGCCCATTTCTTCCGCCACGAACGGGCGGCGCGTATCTACGACGGGGCCGACGAGGTGCATAAGGTGTCGGTGGCCCGCCATATCCTTAAATCCCATGCCGAGGGCGGGATTAAGGCGGCGTTGAATCTGCCGGGATGA